ACCTGTATATGCATGCGCTCCTTCCCGCCGGCCATTCACCGGCACGTGAGGCGTTGACGTGTAGTTCCGCCTCTCCTCGGAAAGCGGGCGGAACCTAGTCGCGGGCCGCAGGGGGAGTCAATGACTGTTCTCCGGATGCCAGCAGGCCGCGATCTCGGTGGAAGTTTACCACCGGGGCGCTCGTTCAAGCGATCCCTAGCCAGCGCGTTTTAGCATGCGACGACGCTGGACCGAGGACGGGATGTTGAGCGCCTCCCGGTATTTGGCCACAGTCCGGCGGGCGATTTCAATCCCTTCATCCCGTAATTGTTCGACCAGACTGTCATCGGACAGCACCCCGTCGGCCGATTCCTGGCCGATCATCAGCTTGATGCGATGGCGGACAGCCTCGGCAGAGTGGGCCTCCCCGCCACCGGCGGACGGAATCGCGGAGGTGAAGAAATATTTCAGCTCGAACATGCCACGCGCAGTGGCGACGTATTTGTTCGAGGTGACGCGACTGACGGTCGATTCGTGCATGCCGATGGCATCCGCGACGGTTTTCAGATTGAGCGGGCGCAGATAGGCGACGCCATGAGCCAGGAACATGTCTTGTTGGCGCACGATTTCACTCGCCACCTTGAGAATCGTCCGGGCGCGCTGGTCGAGGCTCTTGACCAGCCAGGAGGCATTTTGTGAGCACTCGGTGATGAAGGTCTTGTCGGTCTCGGATTTGGCAACCGCCGAGATTTCATTGAAATAGCTGTTATTGACCAGGACGCGCGGCAGGGTCTCTGAATTCAGCTCGACCTGCCAGCTGCCGTCCGGCGACTGACGGATGAAGACATCGGGTTCCACCGCGCGGGTCGAATCGCTGCCGAAGGCATGCCCCGGCTTGGGCGTCAGGGCGCGAATCTCGGAGATCATCTCGTCGAGATCTTCACTGTCGACGCCGCACAGGGATTTCAGGGCGACATAGTCATGCTTGGCGAGGCGCTCGAGATTGTCCAGCAGGGTCGCCATGGCCGGGTCGAGCCGGTCCTTGTCCTTGAGCTGCAGGGCCAGGCATTCGGGCAGGTCACGGGCCATCACGCCGGCCGGGTCGAAGGTCTGGGTCAGGTCGAGCACGGCTTCGACGCGGGCCCGTTCGACACCCAGCTGGGCCGAGATCTCGTCGAGGTCCGAACGCATATAGCCGTCATCATCGGCCAGGTCGATCAGATGGGCGCCGATCAGGCGGTCGACCGGATCACCGGTCGCCATCGATAATTGCTCATGCAGGTGATCGGCCAGTGAAATGTCGCGCGAGGAGTTGGCGATGGCGTCATAGTCTTCGCTCGCCGGGCCACGACTGCCGCCGGA
The window above is part of the Maricaulis maris MCS10 genome. Proteins encoded here:
- the rpoN gene encoding RNA polymerase factor sigma-54; its protein translation is MAGLMQKLDMRQGQSLVMTPQLQQAIKLLQLSNIELAEFVEGELERNPLLERDDSGESAESQREEGQGEPRELELAAPSADANDSIDADVDMMHGDDSKSDLSGVDGVESGAAMGAGSVSGHTSGGSRGPASEDYDAIANSSRDISLADHLHEQLSMATGDPVDRLIGAHLIDLADDDGYMRSDLDEISAQLGVERARVEAVLDLTQTFDPAGVMARDLPECLALQLKDKDRLDPAMATLLDNLERLAKHDYVALKSLCGVDSEDLDEMISEIRALTPKPGHAFGSDSTRAVEPDVFIRQSPDGSWQVELNSETLPRVLVNNSYFNEISAVAKSETDKTFITECSQNASWLVKSLDQRARTILKVASEIVRQQDMFLAHGVAYLRPLNLKTVADAIGMHESTVSRVTSNKYVATARGMFELKYFFTSAIPSAGGGEAHSAEAVRHRIKLMIGQESADGVLSDDSLVEQLRDEGIEIARRTVAKYREALNIPSSVQRRRMLKRAG